The DNA segment GCCCACGCCTCCACCGAAGGGGTGGCCCATCGGGTCCCCCAAGCGGCCGCAGGGTTCCTCATGATGAAGGAGATCCAGTACCTGGGCGGGGCCCTGTCGAACCCGGCAACACCCTTTGTTGCCATTGTGGGCGGTTCGAAGGTCTCCACCAAGATCGATGTCATCCAGAGCCTGATGAAGATCGTGGATGTCCTGATCATCGGCGGCGGGATGTCCTATACCTTCCTGAAGGCCCGGAAGTTCGAGATCGGGAAGTCCCTTTGCGAAAACGACAAGATGGACCTCACCAAGCAGCTGATGATCCAGTCCATTGATACGGACGTGCCTATCCTTCTTCCGATCGACCATGTCATCGCCGACAAGTTCGACGCGAAAGCGAACGTCAAGGTCGTTCCCCGAGGTGGGATCCTGCCCGAATGGGAGGGAATGGACATCGGACCCGCGACCGTGGAGAAATATGCCCACTTCATCCGTGGCGCCAAGACCATCTTTTGGAACGGTCCCGTCGGGGTCTTTGAGATGGAGCCCTTCGCCAAGGGGACCTACGCGATCGCCAAGCTGATGGCGGAGGCTTCCGAGAGGGGCGCAACGACCATCGTGGGAGGGGGCGATTCGGTGGCGGCGGTGACCCAAGCAGGCTTGGCCGCCAAGATGTCCCACATCTCCACGGGGGGCGGGGCTTCCCTGGAGTTCATGGAAGGGAAGGAGTTGCCGGGGATCGTCGCCTTGACCGACAAGAAGTGACCGACCAGAAAAGGATCGAACCATGCCACGTACGCCGATCATTGCCGGTAATTGGAAGATGTACAAGAACGTCAAGGAATCCGTCGATTTCGTCGCGGCACTCAAGGAAAAATTGAAGGATGTGAAGGACCGGGAGGTCCTGGTCTGCCCGACCTTCTTGGCGCTGTGCCCGGTCTTGGACGCCTTGCGATTCTCCAATATCCAGGTGGGGTGCCAGGATGCCCATTGGGAGCACGAGGGGGCCTTTACCGGCAACGTGAGCCCCGCCATGTTAAAGGCGGAAGGCGTGAAATACGTCATCCTGGGCCATTCGGAGAGGCGCCAATATGACAACGATACCGATTCCAGGATCAACGCTAAGTTGAAGAACGTCCTCAAGACCGGGTTGCGGGCCATCGTTTGTGTCGGCGAGACCCTGGCCGAGCGGGAAGGGGGCCGTACGGAGAAGGTGATCGAGACCCAACTGACCGGGTGCTTCACCGGGATCGGATTGGGAGACCTCCCCTCCATTGTCATCGCTTATGAGCCCGTTTGGGCCATCGGGACCGGGAAGACCGCGACCCCGGAGCAGGCCCAAGAGGTCCATGCTTTTATCCGGAAATGGCTGACCGGGAAATTCGGCCCCGAGGGTGCGGAGGGGATGCGCATCCAATACGGTGGAAGCGTGAAGCCGGAGAACATCAAACAATTGATGGGAAAGCCAGATATCGATGGCGCTTTGGTGGGCGGCGCGAGCCTGAAGGTGGATTCCTTCGAAGCGATCGTCCGGTTTTGATGGTCGGTCGGCAGGTTTCAAAGTTTTCGTTGGATAAGGCCGGTTGCTTTCAATTAAAATAAAAACGGTTTCAAAGCCTGAAGGAGAATCATGAGCCTCGCCATCAATATTCTTTTCGTCCTGAATGCCATCGTGCTGATCGGGGTCGTCCTGATCCAGCAACCCAAGACCTCGGGTGGTCTCTTTTCGGGGACCGGTCAAAGCCTTTTGGGGACCAGTGGGAAGACCTTTTGGACCAAGACCACGATCATTGTCGCTTCGATCTTCATGGTCCTTTGCATCCTCATGGTCAGGTTCCCCGCCGCCCAAAAGGGCCAAAGCTCGGTCGCGGATATCATCGAGAAACAGAACCAACAACAGGCCGCTCCGGCGGCTGCGCCGAACGGGGAAAAGGCCCCGGCGGCGGCCCAACCGGTTTCCAGTTCGGCTCCGGCAGCGCAAAAGGTCCCCGGTACCACGGGGAAGAAGAACTAGAGCGGTACAACCGCTCATTTTTTGTTAGAACAGGAAATCGTTATGATCAATGGAAGCAAGACGAGGGCGACCCTTAAACAGATCGCGAAATATTGCGGGGTCTCCCACACCACGGTTTCCATGGTGATCAACCAGAACCCCAGGATCTCCGCCGACACGCGGGAAAAGGTCATGGCGGCCATCAAGAAGTTCAATTACTACCCCAATGTCGCCGCCCGCAGCCTGGTGATGTCCCGGACGAACACCATCGGCATCTTCGGGACCATGTTCGATTCTCCCTATTACAACGAGATCATCCGGGGGATCGAGATGGAATGCCGCCACGCCAATGTGGACCTCAAGATCTACAACTGCAACGGCAGCCTGGAGGATTTCAACGACTTCTATGACCGGATCCTGGGGGAACGACGGATC comes from the bacterium genome and includes:
- the secG gene encoding preprotein translocase subunit SecG; translation: MSLAINILFVLNAIVLIGVVLIQQPKTSGGLFSGTGQSLLGTSGKTFWTKTTIIVASIFMVLCILMVRFPAAQKGQSSVADIIEKQNQQQAAPAAAPNGEKAPAAAQPVSSSAPAAQKVPGTTGKKN
- the tpiA gene encoding triose-phosphate isomerase, coding for MPRTPIIAGNWKMYKNVKESVDFVAALKEKLKDVKDREVLVCPTFLALCPVLDALRFSNIQVGCQDAHWEHEGAFTGNVSPAMLKAEGVKYVILGHSERRQYDNDTDSRINAKLKNVLKTGLRAIVCVGETLAEREGGRTEKVIETQLTGCFTGIGLGDLPSIVIAYEPVWAIGTGKTATPEQAQEVHAFIRKWLTGKFGPEGAEGMRIQYGGSVKPENIKQLMGKPDIDGALVGGASLKVDSFEAIVRF
- a CDS encoding phosphoglycerate kinase, with translation MAYNKLTVEDLNPSGKRVLVRVDFNVPLDEHLKITDDTRIRESLKTIQFLSDKGAKVILCSHLGRPKGVDEKLRLKPVADRLSELLKKPVRALKDCVGPDVEKELGALKNGEVALLENVRFYKEEEKNDPDFAKKLAALADIYVNDAFGTAHRAHASTEGVAHRVPQAAAGFLMMKEIQYLGGALSNPATPFVAIVGGSKVSTKIDVIQSLMKIVDVLIIGGGMSYTFLKARKFEIGKSLCENDKMDLTKQLMIQSIDTDVPILLPIDHVIADKFDAKANVKVVPRGGILPEWEGMDIGPATVEKYAHFIRGAKTIFWNGPVGVFEMEPFAKGTYAIAKLMAEASERGATTIVGGGDSVAAVTQAGLAAKMSHISTGGGASLEFMEGKELPGIVALTDKK